The Oreochromis niloticus isolate F11D_XX linkage group LG13, O_niloticus_UMD_NMBU, whole genome shotgun sequence genome has a window encoding:
- the zfp36l2 gene encoding LOW QUALITY PROTEIN: mRNA decay activator protein ZFP36L2 (The sequence of the model RefSeq protein was modified relative to this genomic sequence to represent the inferred CDS: inserted 1 base in 1 codon; deleted 2 bases in 1 codon) — MKEAVRQQVWGKEMSATVLSAFYDMDMLYKQDKSMNMNALHINSMLDKKAVGAPVGAPGSGGAFTPGFYRRNSTSNVEAMNNGNKFSIGTYGSLKENTPSSNSSATALINKENKFRDRAYSENGERGVLQQKPGSQINSTRYKTELCRPFEENGSCKYGEKCQFAHGYHELRSLSRHPKYKTEPCRTFHTIGFCPYGPRCHFIHNADERRPAPPANANVQTVEPRSARELCGYGQREVLPPQQQLGYTQDRPKLHHSLSFSGFSTHHGLESPLLDSPTSRTPPPPTSASSCTSAHSYYNDDVLSPNSMPCINSAFSFPGQDLKALLAPLTVHTSSSYANNHSAGAYYGNVQSSVCPPXPPTYNMSHLQALRRLNESPVFDPPPSPPDSLSDRESYASGSLSSSGSLSGSESPSLDAGRRLPIFSRLSISDD, encoded by the exons CAAGATAAAAGCATGAACATGAACGCCCTCCACATCAACAGCATGCTGGACAAGAAGGCGGTGGGAGCTCCGGTTGGCGCTCCCGGCTCCGGCGGCGCCTTCACGCCGGGATTTTACCGCAGAAACTCGACCAGCAACGTGGAGGCGATGAACAACGGCAACAAGTTCTCCATAGGCACCTATGGCAGCCTCAAGGAGAACACGCCGAGCAGCAACAGCAGCGCCACGGCCCTCATTAACAAGGAGAACAAGTTCCGCGACCGCGCTTACAGCGAGAACGGAGAGCGCGGCGTGCTGCAGCAGAAGCCCGGCTCACAGATCAACTCCACCCGCTACAAGACCGAGCTGTGTCGGCCCTTCGAGGAGAACGGCTCCTGCAAGTACGGCGAAAAATGTCAGTTCGCTCACGGCTACCACGAGCTGAGGAGCTTGTCCCGCCACCCTAAATACAAAACTGAGCCGTGCCGCACCTTCCACACCATCGGCTTCTGCCCGTACGGTCCCCGCTGTCACTTTATCCACAACGCCGACGAGCGCCGGCCCGCTCCGCCCGCCAACGCTAACGTGCAGACGGTGGAGCCCAGGTCGGCTCGCGAGCTCTGCGGCTACGGCCAGAGAGAGGTCCTGCCGCCGCAGCAGCAGCTCGGCTACACCCAG GACAGACCAAAGCTTCACCACAGTCTCAGCTTCTCCGGCTTCTCCACCCACCACGGACTGGAGTCTCCCTTGCTCGACAGCCCGACGTCCCGGACCCCTCCGCCTCCCACTTCAGCCTCCTCCTGCACCTCCGCCCACAGCTACTACAACGACGATGTTCTGTCCCCGAACTCCATGCCGTGCATCAACAGTGCCTTCTCTTTCCCCGGACAGGACCTAAAAGCCTTACTGGCCCCGCTGACTGTGCACACCAGCAGCAGCTACGCCAACAACCACTCCGCCGGTGCCTACTACGGGAACGTGCAGAGCAGCGTGTGCCCGC TCCCCCCGACCTACAACATGAGCCACTTGCAGGCGCTGCGCCGCCTCAACGAGTCGCCGGTGTTCGATCCTCCTCCCAGCCCGCCAGACTCGCTCTCTGACCGGGAGAGCTATGCGAGCGGGTCCCTCAGCTCTTCGGGGAGCCTCAGCGGCTCCGAGTCCCCGAGTCTGGACGCTGGAAGACGTTTGCCAATCTTCAGCAGGCTGTCGATTTCAGATGACTAA